The following coding sequences lie in one Primulina huaijiensis isolate GDHJ02 chromosome 2, ASM1229523v2, whole genome shotgun sequence genomic window:
- the LOC140968357 gene encoding H/ACA ribonucleoprotein complex subunit 4-like, whose protein sequence is MADVQLSHSEKAKKKKNKSKEDEQTEAVDFLIKPQSYTPTIDTSQWPILLKNYDKLNIRTGHYTPLPSGYSPLKRPLPEYIKYGIINLDKPANPSSHEVVAWIKRILRVEKTGHSGTLDPKVTGNLIVCIDRATRLVKSQQGAGKEYVCIARLHSKVPEVSKVARALETLTGAVFQRPPLISAVKRQLRIRTIYESKLLEYDADRHLVVFWISCEAGTYVRTMCVHLGLLLGVGAHMQELRRVRSGILGEKDNMVTMHDVMDGQWVYDNYRDESYLRRVIMPLEVVLTSYKRIVVKDSAVNAICYGAKLMIPGLLRFENDIEVGEELVLMTTKGEAIALGIAEMTTAVMATCDHGTVAKIKRVVMDRDTYPRKWGLGPRASMKKKLVAEGQLDKHGKPNEKTPAEWLRNVVLPSGGDSVVASLAAAAEPQPPNVLNVGSGVMVLEEKKKKKHKDKEDDKEDGLKRKLEEVDGSVAPEVVLKKAKVEAEEAQQVTGKTGLKVAKIENVEVQVERKEKKKKKKKDGAGEDVTPDVEKSKKDKNKKDEPGASDEEKSERKKKKKGKDVENGDTGLAENDDETSKSAKKKENKKKN, encoded by the coding sequence ATGGCTGACGTTCAGCTTTCTCACTCTGAAAAGgctaagaaaaagaaaaacaagtcCAAAGAAGATGAACAAACAGAAGCCGTTGATTTCCTGATAAAGCCTCAGAGCTACACTCCCACCATAGACACCTCTCAATGGCCAATTCTGCTCAAAAACTACGATAAATTGAATATAAGAACCGGACACTACACTCCTCTTCCATCCGGTTACTCCCCTTTGAAACGTCCTTTACCTGAGTACATCAAGTATGGTATTATTAATCTGGACAAACCCGCGAACCCATCTTCTCATGAAGTGGTTGCATGGATCAAGCGCATTTTACGGGTCGAGAAAACTGGGCATTCAGGTACCCTAGACCCGAAAGTTACTGGTAATTTGATTGTTTGCATTGACAGGGCGACGCGCTTGGTGAAATCGCAGCAGGGTGCTGGGAAGGAGTATGTCTGTATTGCCAGGTTGCATTCTAAGGTGCCTGAGGTTTCTAAAGTGGCTCGAGCCCTCGAGACTCTCACAGGTGCGGTTTTTCAGAGACCCCCTTTGATTTCTGCTGTGAAAAGGCAGCTTAGAATTAGAACTATATATGAAAGTAAGTTGCTTGAGTATGATGCGGATAGGCACTTGGTTGTTTTCTGGATTTCTTGTGAGGCGGGGACATACGTGAGGACAATGTGTGTTCATTTAGGCCTTTTGTTAGGTGTGGGAGCACATATGCAGGAGTTGAGGAGGGTGAGATCTGGGATTCTGGGAGAAAAGGATAATATGGTAACAATGCATGATGTGATGGATGGGCAATGGGTTTATGATAACTATAGGGATGAAAGCTATTTGAGGAGGGTCATTATGCCTTTGGAGGTGGTTCTGACTAGCTATAAGAGGATTGTGGTGAAAGATTCAGCTGTGAATGCCATTTGTTATGGAGCAAAGTTAATGATTCCAGGATTGTTAAGGTTTGAAAATGATATTGAGGTTGGCGAGGAGTTGGTGTTGATGACAACAAAGGGTGAGGCAATTGCACTGGGGATTGCAGAGATGACGACAGCGGTCATGGCTACTTGTGATCATGGGACGGTGGCTAAGATTAAGAGGGTGGTGATGGATAGGGATACATATCCCAGAAAATGGGGATTGGGTCCTAGGGCATCGATGAAAAAGAAGCTTGTTGCTGAGGGGCAGTTAGATAAGCATGGGAAGCCAAATGAGAAAACACCAGCAGAGTGGTTAAGGAATGTTGTTTTGCCTAGTGGAGGAGATTCTGTGGTTGCCAGTCTTGCGGCAGCTGCAGAGCCACAGCCTCCAAATGTACTAAATGTGGGGAGTGGTGTTATGGTATtagaagagaagaagaagaagaaacacaAGGATAAAGAAGATGACAAAGAGGATGGGCTGAAGCGCAAGCTAGAAGAGGTTGATGGTAGTGTTGCACCTGAGGTTGTTCTTAAGAAAGCCAAGGTAGAAGCAGAAGAGGCTCAGCAGGTGACGGGAAAAACTGGATTGAAGGTTGCTAAGATTGAAAATGTAGAGGTGCAAGTAGAGAGGaaggagaagaaaaagaaaaagaagaaagatggtgcAGGTGAAGATGTAACTCCTGATGTTGAGAAATCGAAGAAGGATAAAAACAAGAAGGATGAACCTGGTGCATCAGATGAAGAGAAATCtgagagaaagaagaaaaagaagggcAAGGATGTAGAAAATGGTGACACTGGTTTAGCTGAAAATGATGATGAAACAAGTAAAAGCGCGAAGAAAAAGGAGAATAAGAAAAAGAACTAA
- the LOC140968364 gene encoding carboxyl-terminal-processing peptidase 3, chloroplastic-like isoform X2, with product MNMEVLRSNLDSSPSVLSPFCEFHRKHASKVICSWKPGNCSRTHKCRIKIVRCLEQKNSSAKSKNSCVLGLNEDLVRRVGRGVLGFAAAISLCCDSPSFAESLTVAFPVSHTREVNTVQRTLVEAWGLIRETFIDPTFNHQDWDLQLQQTMVEMYPLRSEEAAYGKVKGMLSTLGDPFTRIVSPKEYRSFRIGSDGNLQGVGLFISSEPTTGHLVVLSCIENSPAARAGIHEGDELVEINGERLDGVASEAAAQKLRGRVGTTVTVKLNSINDMGSACVKEIKLPREDIKLSPISSAILSHITPDGHLSKTGYVKLSTFSQTAAAEMEDTVHEMENQGVQSYILDLRNNPGGLVKVGLDVAQIWLDGTGILVNTIDRDGNMIPISMINGHALTRDPLVVLVNEESASASEILAGALHDNGRAILVGHRTFGKGKIQSVTQLHDGSALFITVAKYLSPAFHDIDQVGIAPDVQCSTDILNSPKDYFNHKNSAKFLESDSCVLLAQHQLDDIQLSKGSAS from the exons ATGAACATGGAAGTTCTTCGCTCAAATCTTGATTCTAGCCCGTCCGTTCTCTCTCCATTTTGTGAATTTCACAGAAAACACGCATCAAAAGTTATTTGTTCTTGGAAACCGGGTAACTGTAGTAGGACCCATAAATGTAGAATAAAGATTGTTCGTTGTTTGGAACAGAAGAATTCTAGTGCAAAGTCCAAGAATAGCTGTGTTTTAGGTTTAAACGAGGACTTGGTTAGAAGGGTTGGGAGAGGTGTTCTTGGATTTGCTGCTGCCATCTCCCTGTGCTGTGATTCGCCTTCTTTTGCCGAATCTCTTACTGTTGCTTTTCCTGTTTCTCACACGCGTGAG GTGAATACAGTCCAAAGAACCCTGGTGGAGGCTTGGGGATTGATCAGGGAGACCTTCATCGATCCTACTTTCAACCATCAAG ATTGGGACTTGCAACTGCAGCAAACAATGGTTGAAATGTATCCACTGAGATCAGAAGAAGCGGCATATGGCAAGGTCAAGGGAATGCTTTCAACTCTTGGAGATCCTTTTACGCGAATAGTCAGCCCTAAG GAATATCGAAGTTTTAGAATAGGAAGTGATGGAAATTTACAAGGTGTTGGTTTATTTATCAGCTCTGAACCGACGACTGGGCATTTGGTTGTGCTGTCGTGCATAGAGAATAGCCCAGCAGCACGTGCTGGAATACATGAAGGAGATGAATTAGTCGAGATAAATG GTGAACGACTCGATGGAGTGGCTAGCGAAGCAGCTGCTCAAAAACTCAGAGGACGTGTCGGAACTACTGTTACCGTAAAACTTAACAGT ATTAATGATATGGGGAGTGCTTGTGTCAAAGAG ATTAAATTGCCCCGCGAAGATATCAAGCTTTCACCTATCTCTAGTGCCATCCTCTCTCACATAACACCTGACGGGCATCTATCGAAGACAGGATACGTGAAGCTGTCAACATTCTCTCAG ACTGCTGCAGCAGAGATGGAAGACACAGTACATGAGATGGAGAATCAAGGCGTGCAATCATACATATTGGACCTACGTAACAATCCA ggTGGTTTGGTGAAAGTGGGATTGGATGTTGCTCAAATTTGGCTCGACGGAACCGGGATTTTGGTGAACACTATTGATAGGGATGGAAACATGATACCTATCAGCATGATCAATGGCCATGCTTTGACACGAGATCCACTTGTTGTACTA GTGAATGAGGAGAGTGCAAGTGCAAGTGAGATTCTTGCAGGGGCACTTCATGACAATGGCAGAGCAATTCTTGTTGGGCATAGAACTTTTGGCAAAGGAAAAATTCAG AGTGTGACTCAGCTACACGACGGATCGGCCCTTTTCATTACGGTGGCCAAGTATCTATCTCCGGCGTTCCACGACATCGATCAGGTTGGCATTGCACCTGACGTACAGTGCTCAACTGATATCCTCAATTCACCCAAAGACTACTTCAACCATAAAAACTCTGCCAAATTTTTGGAAAGTGATTCTTGTGTTCTGTTAGCCCAGCATCAGCTTGATGATATTCAACTATCCAAAGGCTCAGCTTCTTGA
- the LOC140968364 gene encoding carboxyl-terminal-processing peptidase 3, chloroplastic-like isoform X1 — protein MNMEVLRSNLDSSPSVLSPFCEFHRKHASKVICSWKPGNCSRTHKCRIKIVRCLEQKNSSAKSKNSCVLGLNEDLVRRVGRGVLGFAAAISLCCDSPSFAESLTVAFPVSHTREQVNTVQRTLVEAWGLIRETFIDPTFNHQDWDLQLQQTMVEMYPLRSEEAAYGKVKGMLSTLGDPFTRIVSPKEYRSFRIGSDGNLQGVGLFISSEPTTGHLVVLSCIENSPAARAGIHEGDELVEINGERLDGVASEAAAQKLRGRVGTTVTVKLNSINDMGSACVKEIKLPREDIKLSPISSAILSHITPDGHLSKTGYVKLSTFSQTAAAEMEDTVHEMENQGVQSYILDLRNNPGGLVKVGLDVAQIWLDGTGILVNTIDRDGNMIPISMINGHALTRDPLVVLVNEESASASEILAGALHDNGRAILVGHRTFGKGKIQSVTQLHDGSALFITVAKYLSPAFHDIDQVGIAPDVQCSTDILNSPKDYFNHKNSAKFLESDSCVLLAQHQLDDIQLSKGSAS, from the exons ATGAACATGGAAGTTCTTCGCTCAAATCTTGATTCTAGCCCGTCCGTTCTCTCTCCATTTTGTGAATTTCACAGAAAACACGCATCAAAAGTTATTTGTTCTTGGAAACCGGGTAACTGTAGTAGGACCCATAAATGTAGAATAAAGATTGTTCGTTGTTTGGAACAGAAGAATTCTAGTGCAAAGTCCAAGAATAGCTGTGTTTTAGGTTTAAACGAGGACTTGGTTAGAAGGGTTGGGAGAGGTGTTCTTGGATTTGCTGCTGCCATCTCCCTGTGCTGTGATTCGCCTTCTTTTGCCGAATCTCTTACTGTTGCTTTTCCTGTTTCTCACACGCGTGAG CAGGTGAATACAGTCCAAAGAACCCTGGTGGAGGCTTGGGGATTGATCAGGGAGACCTTCATCGATCCTACTTTCAACCATCAAG ATTGGGACTTGCAACTGCAGCAAACAATGGTTGAAATGTATCCACTGAGATCAGAAGAAGCGGCATATGGCAAGGTCAAGGGAATGCTTTCAACTCTTGGAGATCCTTTTACGCGAATAGTCAGCCCTAAG GAATATCGAAGTTTTAGAATAGGAAGTGATGGAAATTTACAAGGTGTTGGTTTATTTATCAGCTCTGAACCGACGACTGGGCATTTGGTTGTGCTGTCGTGCATAGAGAATAGCCCAGCAGCACGTGCTGGAATACATGAAGGAGATGAATTAGTCGAGATAAATG GTGAACGACTCGATGGAGTGGCTAGCGAAGCAGCTGCTCAAAAACTCAGAGGACGTGTCGGAACTACTGTTACCGTAAAACTTAACAGT ATTAATGATATGGGGAGTGCTTGTGTCAAAGAG ATTAAATTGCCCCGCGAAGATATCAAGCTTTCACCTATCTCTAGTGCCATCCTCTCTCACATAACACCTGACGGGCATCTATCGAAGACAGGATACGTGAAGCTGTCAACATTCTCTCAG ACTGCTGCAGCAGAGATGGAAGACACAGTACATGAGATGGAGAATCAAGGCGTGCAATCATACATATTGGACCTACGTAACAATCCA ggTGGTTTGGTGAAAGTGGGATTGGATGTTGCTCAAATTTGGCTCGACGGAACCGGGATTTTGGTGAACACTATTGATAGGGATGGAAACATGATACCTATCAGCATGATCAATGGCCATGCTTTGACACGAGATCCACTTGTTGTACTA GTGAATGAGGAGAGTGCAAGTGCAAGTGAGATTCTTGCAGGGGCACTTCATGACAATGGCAGAGCAATTCTTGTTGGGCATAGAACTTTTGGCAAAGGAAAAATTCAG AGTGTGACTCAGCTACACGACGGATCGGCCCTTTTCATTACGGTGGCCAAGTATCTATCTCCGGCGTTCCACGACATCGATCAGGTTGGCATTGCACCTGACGTACAGTGCTCAACTGATATCCTCAATTCACCCAAAGACTACTTCAACCATAAAAACTCTGCCAAATTTTTGGAAAGTGATTCTTGTGTTCTGTTAGCCCAGCATCAGCTTGATGATATTCAACTATCCAAAGGCTCAGCTTCTTGA